A window of the Polaribacter batillariae genome harbors these coding sequences:
- a CDS encoding NADP-dependent isocitrate dehydrogenase has product MSKIAKIIYTKTDEAPALATRSFLPIVEAFTKSSNIEIEVKDISLAARILANFSEYLTEDQKVEDALAQLGNLAKLPDTNIIKLPNISASVPQLNDAIKELQALGYALPDYPEEANTAEEKKVLALYNKVKGSAVNPVLREGNSDRRAPKAVKNYARKNPHSMGVWSSDSKTHVATMAEGDFAHNELSVTLPKATTVSIQHIAENGEKTVLKDNLSLLEGEIIDATVMSKKALVNFLEREIADAKEKDVLLSLHMKATMMKVSDPIIFGHAVRIFFKDIFDKHGNTLEEIGVDVNNGFGNLLRNLEELSPEKKAEILSDIAEVYKKRPAVAMVNSDKGITNLHVPSDVIIDASMPAMIRTSGQMWNAEGKLQDTKAIIPDSSYAGIYTATIDFCKKNGAFDPTTMGTVPNVGLMAQKAEEYGSHDKTFEINRDGKVVVVDADGNTLMQHHVETGDIWRMCQTKDAPIQDWVKLAVTRARASKTPAVFWLDKNRAHDAEIIKKVNTYLPNHDTSGLDIRILAPIEATNFTLNRIIKGEDTISVSGNVLRDYLTDLFPILEVGTSAKMLSIVPLMNGGGLFETGAGGSAPKHVQQFLEENHLRWDSLGEFLALAVSLEHLGNTQNNPKALILSETLDDATDTFLDNKKSPSRKVGELDNRGSHFYLALYWAKALANQTKDVELSKEFSKIYKELQENETKIIDQLNEIQGNPVNIQGYYKPNDALANNAMRPNEIFNAILN; this is encoded by the coding sequence ATGAGCAAAATAGCTAAGATTATATACACAAAAACAGACGAAGCACCTGCTTTGGCCACACGTTCTTTTTTACCAATTGTAGAAGCTTTTACAAAATCTTCTAACATCGAAATTGAAGTAAAAGATATTTCTTTAGCTGCAAGAATTTTAGCTAATTTTTCTGAATACTTAACAGAAGATCAAAAAGTTGAAGACGCCTTGGCTCAATTAGGCAATTTGGCAAAATTACCAGATACAAACATTATAAAGTTGCCTAATATTAGTGCATCTGTACCACAGTTAAATGATGCTATAAAAGAATTGCAAGCTTTAGGTTATGCACTGCCAGATTATCCAGAAGAAGCAAATACTGCCGAAGAGAAAAAGGTATTGGCTTTATACAACAAAGTAAAAGGTTCTGCTGTAAACCCAGTTTTACGCGAAGGAAATTCCGACAGAAGAGCTCCAAAAGCAGTAAAAAATTATGCTCGTAAAAATCCGCATTCTATGGGAGTTTGGTCTTCAGACTCAAAAACACATGTTGCAACGATGGCAGAAGGCGATTTTGCCCACAATGAGTTATCTGTAACACTACCAAAAGCAACGACAGTAAGCATACAACATATTGCAGAAAATGGAGAAAAAACAGTTTTAAAAGACAATCTTTCTCTTTTAGAAGGAGAAATTATCGATGCCACTGTAATGAGTAAAAAAGCATTGGTTAATTTTTTAGAAAGAGAAATTGCAGACGCTAAAGAAAAAGATGTTTTACTTTCATTACATATGAAAGCAACGATGATGAAGGTTTCTGACCCAATTATTTTTGGACATGCAGTTCGTATATTTTTTAAAGATATTTTTGATAAGCATGGTAACACTTTAGAAGAAATTGGTGTAGATGTAAATAATGGTTTTGGAAATTTATTAAGAAATTTAGAAGAATTATCTCCAGAAAAAAAAGCAGAAATTTTATCGGATATTGCCGAAGTTTATAAAAAAAGACCCGCTGTTGCCATGGTAAATTCCGACAAAGGAATTACCAATTTACATGTTCCTAGCGATGTAATTATTGATGCGTCTATGCCAGCAATGATTCGTACTTCTGGACAAATGTGGAATGCAGAAGGAAAATTACAAGATACCAAAGCAATTATTCCAGATAGTTCTTATGCAGGAATTTATACTGCAACCATCGATTTTTGTAAAAAGAATGGTGCTTTCGATCCAACCACAATGGGTACAGTTCCTAATGTTGGTTTAATGGCTCAAAAAGCAGAAGAATATGGTTCTCATGACAAAACTTTCGAAATCAATAGAGATGGAAAAGTTGTAGTTGTAGATGCAGATGGAAATACATTAATGCAACACCATGTAGAAACTGGAGATATTTGGAGAATGTGTCAAACAAAAGATGCTCCCATACAAGACTGGGTAAAATTAGCCGTAACAAGAGCAAGAGCTTCTAAAACTCCTGCTGTTTTTTGGTTAGATAAAAACAGAGCACATGATGCCGAAATTATTAAAAAAGTAAATACTTATTTGCCAAATCACGATACTTCTGGTTTAGATATTCGAATTTTAGCTCCTATTGAAGCAACCAATTTTACATTAAATAGAATTATTAAAGGAGAAGACACCATTTCTGTTTCAGGAAATGTTTTACGCGATTATTTAACAGATTTATTCCCAATTTTAGAGGTAGGTACTTCTGCAAAAATGTTGTCGATTGTTCCTTTAATGAATGGTGGTGGGTTATTTGAAACGGGTGCTGGAGGTTCTGCTCCAAAACACGTGCAACAATTTTTAGAAGAAAACCATTTAAGATGGGATTCTTTAGGAGAATTTTTAGCCTTAGCCGTTTCTTTAGAGCATTTAGGAAATACACAAAACAACCCAAAAGCCCTTATTTTAAGCGAAACGTTAGACGATGCTACAGACACTTTCTTAGATAATAAAAAATCTCCTTCAAGAAAAGTGGGCGAATTAGACAACAGAGGAAGCCATTTCTATTTGGCATTATATTGGGCAAAAGCTTTAGCAAACCAAACAAAAGATGTAGAATTAAGTAAAGAATTCTCTAAAATATATAAAGAGTTGCAAGAGAATGAGACTAAAATTATAGATCAGTTAAACGAAATTCAAGGAAATCCTGTTAACATTCAAGGGTATTACAAACCTAATGATGCCTTGGCAAACAATGCAATGAGGCCTAATGAAATTTTTAATGCAATTTTAAATTAA
- a CDS encoding IS1380 family transposase, which produces MVNLPIEYSSKKVTPFGGMSLMKRFIDQTEIREQLAQLDLPQPSSNAGYNPAHITEAFWLSIWTGASRYIHCDWLRYDSTLQDIFGWNRMPSQSTYSRFFGKFSQKRNTEVFPKLQHWFFKQLDVDNLTIDFDSTVITRYGEQQGSAKGYNPNKKGRNSHHPLMAFVSQTRMVANAWLRPGNTADSSSCKEFMEETFNEALKDKRVGLVRADSGFYTQDLLDYLEGKQLNYIMAARMYPNIKNAVWGLDNWIELTKGIELNEMIFNHTDGKSRRYIVIKKKVEDRPKAAGKLLFDDLPGYRFSCYVTNLDLPLDQVWNIYNTRADCENRIKELKEDFGLDNFCLKDFWATEASFRFIMVAYNLMSLFRHFALNHHNRATLKTLKVYCFALGAWTVNHANRKVLKIALNTKKRPWMDGLFSQINDLSPPFVYS; this is translated from the coding sequence ATGGTTAATCTCCCTATTGAGTATTCAAGTAAGAAAGTCACCCCTTTTGGAGGGATGAGCTTAATGAAGCGTTTTATTGATCAAACAGAAATTAGAGAACAACTAGCACAATTAGATTTACCTCAACCAAGCTCTAATGCAGGTTATAATCCTGCACATATAACTGAAGCTTTTTGGTTGAGTATTTGGACAGGAGCTTCTCGTTATATCCATTGTGATTGGTTACGTTATGATAGCACATTGCAAGATATTTTTGGATGGAATCGTATGCCATCACAAAGTACCTATAGTCGTTTTTTTGGCAAGTTTTCTCAAAAGCGCAATACAGAAGTATTTCCAAAGTTGCAACATTGGTTTTTCAAGCAATTAGATGTTGACAACTTAACTATAGATTTTGATAGCACAGTTATTACAAGATATGGAGAGCAACAAGGTAGCGCAAAAGGTTATAATCCCAATAAAAAAGGCAGGAACTCACATCACCCATTAATGGCCTTTGTAAGCCAAACCAGAATGGTTGCCAATGCTTGGTTAAGACCAGGCAATACAGCAGATAGTAGTAGCTGTAAAGAGTTTATGGAAGAAACCTTCAATGAAGCTTTAAAGGACAAAAGAGTTGGTTTAGTTCGTGCAGATAGTGGTTTTTACACACAAGATTTATTAGATTATCTAGAAGGCAAACAACTCAATTACATTATGGCAGCACGTATGTACCCAAATATAAAAAATGCAGTTTGGGGTTTGGATAATTGGATAGAACTCACAAAAGGAATTGAGCTTAATGAGATGATTTTTAACCATACAGATGGTAAGTCAAGGCGCTATATTGTCATAAAAAAGAAAGTAGAAGATCGTCCAAAAGCAGCTGGAAAATTACTTTTTGATGATCTGCCTGGTTATCGTTTTAGTTGCTATGTAACCAATCTAGATTTACCGCTAGACCAAGTTTGGAATATCTACAACACCAGAGCTGATTGTGAAAACAGAATCAAAGAACTCAAAGAAGACTTTGGATTAGATAACTTTTGTTTAAAGGATTTTTGGGCAACTGAGGCTTCCTTTAGATTCATTATGGTGGCTTATAACCTAATGAGTTTGTTTAGACATTTTGCCTTAAATCATCATAATCGAGCAACTTTAAAAACCCTAAAAGTCTATTGCTTTGCATTAGGAGCTTGGACAGTAAATCATGCTAACAGAAAGGTCTTAAAGATTGCTTTAAACACTAAAAAAAGACCTTGGATGGATGGCTTATTCTCCCAAATTAATGATTTAAGTCCTCCTTTTGTGTATTCCTAA
- the rplS gene encoding 50S ribosomal protein L19, whose protein sequence is MEALIKFVQDEFVTKKEFAEFSAGDTITVYYEIKEGEKVRTQFFRGVVIQRRGTGLSETFTIRKMSGTVGVERIFPVNLPSIQKIEVNKRGKVRRARIFYFRGLTGKKARITEKRR, encoded by the coding sequence ATGGAAGCTTTAATAAAATTTGTACAAGACGAATTTGTAACAAAAAAAGAATTTGCAGAATTTTCTGCTGGTGATACAATTACTGTGTATTACGAAATTAAAGAGGGAGAAAAAGTAAGAACTCAGTTCTTTAGAGGTGTTGTTATTCAAAGAAGAGGAACCGGTCTTTCTGAAACGTTTACTATCAGAAAAATGTCTGGTACTGTGGGGGTAGAAAGAATTTTCCCTGTAAACCTACCTTCTATTCAAAAAATTGAAGTGAACAAAAGAGGTAAGGTACGTAGAGCTCGTATTTTCTACTTTAGAGGTCTTACTGGTAAGAAAGCTAGAATTACTGAAAAAAGAAGATAA